Proteins encoded in a region of the Anopheles ziemanni chromosome 2, idAnoZiCoDA_A2_x.2, whole genome shotgun sequence genome:
- the LOC131293797 gene encoding proteasome subunit alpha type-2-like, translating to MHASSIVYALAAVATGVPPVGIKAVNGVVIATENKQKKKLAQNCYLTYREPIPTSQLVQKVATVMQEYMQSGGVRSFGVSLLICDCDEGRPYL from the exons ATGCATGCCAGCTCT ATCGTATATGCCCTGGCAGCTGTCGCTACCGGTGTTCCGCCAGTGGGCATTAAGGCCGTTAACGGCGTCGTGATCGCGACGGAGaacaagcagaagaagaagctggCTCAGAACTGCTACCTGACCTACCGCGAGCCTATTCCCACCTCGCAGCTGGTGCAGAAAGTGGCCACCGTCATGCAGGAGTACATGCAGTCTGGTGGTGTCCGTTCATTCGGTGTGTCCCTGTTGATCTGCGATTGCGACGAGGGCCGACCATACCTGTAG